From a region of the Pseudoclavibacter endophyticus genome:
- a CDS encoding arsenate reductase/protein-tyrosine-phosphatase family protein: MNIEQKSLALRAERHAALGDPVRLRIADQLALGDRSPSELRSVLGVSSNLLAHHLGVLETAGLIERRRSEGDRRRSYVRLARGAFGMLGAVDADRAADGTGPAVIVRASRVVFVCTGNSARSPIAAALWRRASAVPAMSAGTKPAACTSPRAIAAAARHGLDLGVHSPRSLDGLVSDGDLVVAVCDRAHEKLCRLGTPGREGALSCASEMHWSVPNPGRVGSDTAYDEVFDELESRVAGLVPRVASA; the protein is encoded by the coding sequence ATGAACATTGAGCAAAAATCGCTTGCCCTCCGGGCCGAGCGTCATGCCGCTCTCGGCGACCCCGTCCGGCTGCGAATCGCCGATCAGCTGGCGCTCGGTGACCGGTCGCCGAGCGAGCTGCGGTCGGTGCTCGGCGTATCGTCGAATCTGCTCGCGCATCATCTCGGCGTGCTGGAGACGGCGGGGCTCATCGAGCGCCGGCGCTCCGAGGGAGACCGGCGCCGCAGCTATGTGCGGCTGGCGCGCGGCGCCTTCGGGATGCTCGGTGCGGTCGATGCCGACCGTGCCGCCGACGGGACGGGGCCGGCCGTCATTGTGCGCGCGTCGCGCGTCGTCTTCGTCTGCACCGGGAACTCGGCGCGGTCGCCGATCGCGGCCGCGCTGTGGCGCCGGGCGAGCGCGGTTCCCGCGATGTCGGCCGGGACGAAGCCGGCGGCATGTACGTCGCCGAGGGCGATCGCGGCGGCCGCGCGCCACGGCCTCGACCTCGGCGTCCATTCCCCGCGAAGCCTTGACGGTCTGGTCTCGGATGGCGACCTCGTTGTCGCCGTGTGTGATCGCGCGCACGAGAAGCTGTGCAGGCTCGGCACGCCGGGCCGCGAGGGCGCCCTGTCGTGCGCGAGCGAGATGCACTGGTCGGTACCGAACCCCGGGCGTGTCGGCAGTGATACCGCCTATGACGAGGTGTTCGACGAGCTCGAGTCACGCGTGGCCGGGCTCGTGCCACGCGTCGCATCGGCATGA
- a CDS encoding DJ-1/PfpI family protein — protein sequence MSKVLILAGDFSETLEVFYPYERLREEGYEPVIAAPSKKRLQFVVHDFEGYDTFTEKLGHGWEADIALADVDPTEYVALVVPGGRAPEYLRNNPDVKRIVQHFFDADGPVAVTCHGPLILAQSGVLAGRTSSGFPEISADIEAGGGTYQNSEALVDGNLVSARAWNDNGPWFREFIRLLRERAPLNA from the coding sequence ATGTCCAAGGTCCTGATCCTCGCGGGCGACTTCTCGGAGACGCTCGAAGTCTTCTACCCGTATGAACGGCTGCGCGAGGAGGGCTACGAGCCCGTGATCGCCGCGCCGAGCAAGAAACGCCTGCAGTTCGTGGTCCACGACTTCGAGGGATATGACACCTTCACCGAGAAGCTCGGCCATGGCTGGGAGGCCGACATCGCCCTCGCCGACGTCGACCCGACCGAGTACGTCGCCCTCGTCGTTCCCGGCGGGAGGGCGCCCGAATACCTGCGCAACAACCCCGACGTCAAGCGCATCGTCCAGCACTTCTTCGACGCGGACGGCCCCGTTGCCGTCACCTGCCACGGTCCGCTCATCCTGGCGCAGAGCGGCGTGCTCGCAGGCCGCACGAGCTCGGGCTTTCCGGAGATCTCCGCGGACATCGAGGCCGGCGGAGGCACGTACCAGAACTCCGAGGCTCTGGTCGATGGCAACCTCGTCAGCGCGCGAGCATGGAACGACAACGGTCCCTGGTTTCGCGAGTTCATCCGCCTGTTGCGCGAGCGCGCGCCGCTCAACGCCTGA
- a CDS encoding NADPH-dependent FMN reductase, whose translation MSRTITVVAGNPKPASRTLAAARLVAEQFADDPAEIGEVDVIKLGVGLLGWGDEAVARAVSTVRSSDIVVIASPTYKATYTGVLKLFLDQFDAANGLAGVTAIPLMLGAGPAHFMAPEVHLKPLLVELGATVPCAGLYLGDKTFDEPGAFDAWLGQWRASVEATADALLATRR comes from the coding sequence ATGTCACGCACCATCACCGTCGTCGCAGGCAACCCGAAGCCCGCATCTCGCACGCTCGCCGCCGCACGGCTCGTGGCCGAGCAGTTCGCCGACGACCCGGCAGAGATCGGCGAGGTCGATGTCATCAAGCTCGGTGTCGGACTGCTCGGCTGGGGCGACGAGGCCGTTGCCCGTGCCGTCTCGACCGTGCGGTCGAGCGACATCGTCGTCATCGCCTCGCCCACCTACAAGGCCACCTATACGGGCGTGCTCAAGCTGTTCCTCGATCAGTTCGATGCCGCGAACGGGCTCGCCGGCGTGACGGCGATTCCCCTCATGCTCGGCGCGGGGCCGGCGCACTTCATGGCGCCAGAGGTGCACCTCAAGCCGCTGCTCGTCGAGCTGGGGGCGACCGTGCCCTGCGCCGGCCTGTATCTGGGCGACAAGACGTTCGACGAGCCGGGGGCGTTCGACGCGTGGCTCGGGCAGTGGCGGGCGAGCGTGGAGGCGACGGCAGACGCACTTCTCGCGACACGCAGGTAG
- a CDS encoding TetR/AcrR family transcriptional regulator, with protein sequence MPRASAADAAKTATRIADDATRLFQARGFSRVTLDDVAAAADVTRGAVYHHYGSKKGVFLAVAARLQAQVANAVTNAAEQPGLDANAALRAGSHAFLEAISTGPAARVLLIEAPAVLDWQEWRRLDAENSAAHLREGLRATGVAESLLDAMTAHLSGAMNEAALWAAQAPDPAAALALAHEALDVLLDAVADDTTGENGR encoded by the coding sequence ATGCCCCGAGCATCCGCCGCCGATGCGGCAAAGACCGCGACCCGCATCGCCGACGACGCCACACGACTCTTCCAGGCGCGCGGGTTCTCGCGCGTGACGCTCGACGATGTCGCTGCCGCTGCGGACGTCACCCGCGGGGCGGTATACCACCACTACGGCAGTAAGAAGGGCGTGTTTCTCGCCGTCGCGGCGCGGCTCCAGGCGCAGGTCGCGAATGCCGTCACCAACGCCGCGGAGCAGCCGGGGCTCGATGCGAACGCGGCCCTGCGCGCCGGAAGCCACGCGTTCCTCGAGGCGATCTCGACCGGACCCGCGGCGCGCGTCCTCCTCATCGAAGCGCCGGCGGTGCTCGACTGGCAGGAGTGGCGCCGGCTCGATGCCGAGAACTCGGCCGCACACCTCCGCGAAGGTCTCCGAGCGACCGGGGTGGCCGAGAGCCTCCTCGACGCCATGACGGCCCACCTCTCGGGCGCGATGAACGAGGCGGCGCTCTGGGCCGCGCAGGCACCCGACCCGGCGGCCGCACTCGCCCTCGCGCACGAGGCGCTCGACGTGCTGCTCGACGCGGTCGCGGACGACACGACGGGCGAGAACGGGCGCTGA
- a CDS encoding VOC family protein, with the protein MSVTSIYPVLMSRDVDGASAFYRDVFGFEVTFEADWYVSLRLGSHELAFVDARHASVPEGYAERIAGVIVNLEVDDVAAVHERVVREHGLEPVLALRDEAFGQRHFIVEGPERVLVDVIQPIEPSPEFAAAYSQA; encoded by the coding sequence GTGTCGGTCACCAGTATCTATCCCGTCCTCATGTCCCGTGATGTCGATGGCGCCTCGGCCTTCTACCGGGACGTCTTCGGATTCGAGGTCACGTTCGAAGCCGACTGGTACGTGAGTCTGCGGCTCGGCTCGCACGAACTGGCGTTCGTCGACGCTCGCCATGCATCGGTGCCCGAGGGGTACGCCGAGCGGATCGCGGGGGTCATCGTGAATCTCGAGGTCGACGACGTCGCCGCCGTGCACGAGCGGGTTGTGCGCGAGCATGGCCTCGAGCCCGTGCTCGCGCTCCGTGATGAGGCGTTCGGTCAGCGCCACTTCATCGTCGAGGGCCCCGAGCGCGTGCTGGTCGACGTGATCCAGCCCATCGAGCCGTCCCCTGAGTTCGCCGCTGCGTACTCGCAGGCGTAG
- a CDS encoding LysR family transcriptional regulator — MDLNLVRVFVAIFETRSLTLAGERLYVTQSAVSQSLGRLRAELDDPLFERAGREMRPTAVADGLFASFRDALMAIDRAVDAVHGFDAAASDRVFRIALSELGEIGWLANLFDAIHAVAPRVRIEVVPLDVERLEEWLQRGTVDLAVTPADLPGEFERLIVKDQAYVAAMSSAHPLATLDLTPERFLGADHVVVAGDSGLPLVEAAMRRAGLTLEPLVRVQHFATLPHLLVDTPRLIATVPASIAQGWAATLPLTLHKLPFPLAPVALRLYQRRTSQHAGALAWFATTVAQAIAGTTGEFDSIRAGGAPGVW, encoded by the coding sequence TTGGACCTCAATCTCGTGCGCGTCTTCGTCGCGATTTTTGAGACGCGAAGTCTCACGCTCGCTGGCGAACGCCTGTACGTCACGCAGTCGGCCGTGAGTCAGTCGCTCGGCAGACTCCGCGCCGAACTCGATGACCCCCTCTTCGAGCGGGCCGGCCGGGAGATGCGGCCGACCGCCGTGGCCGACGGCCTGTTCGCGAGTTTTCGAGATGCGCTCATGGCAATCGATCGCGCCGTCGATGCCGTCCACGGATTCGACGCCGCAGCATCCGACCGCGTGTTCCGCATCGCCCTGTCGGAGCTCGGCGAGATCGGCTGGCTCGCGAACCTCTTCGACGCGATCCACGCCGTCGCACCGCGGGTGCGCATCGAGGTCGTTCCGCTCGACGTCGAACGCCTCGAGGAATGGCTGCAGCGAGGCACCGTCGACCTCGCGGTCACACCGGCCGACCTGCCCGGCGAGTTCGAGCGCCTCATCGTGAAGGACCAGGCCTATGTGGCGGCCATGTCGAGCGCGCACCCACTGGCGACGCTCGATCTCACGCCCGAGCGGTTCCTCGGCGCCGACCACGTGGTCGTGGCGGGAGACTCCGGCCTGCCACTGGTCGAGGCGGCGATGCGCCGCGCGGGATTGACGCTCGAACCACTGGTGCGCGTGCAGCACTTCGCGACATTGCCGCACCTGCTCGTCGATACACCGCGCCTGATCGCGACCGTGCCCGCGTCGATCGCCCAGGGGTGGGCCGCCACCCTGCCGCTGACCCTGCACAAGCTGCCCTTCCCCCTCGCGCCCGTGGCGCTGCGCCTGTACCAGCGACGCACGTCGCAGCACGCCGGCGCGCTCGCCTGGTTCGCCACAACGGTCGCGCAGGCGATCGCCGGAACCACGGGCGAGTTCGACTCGATCCGGGCAGGAGGCGCCCCGGGCGTGTGGTGA
- a CDS encoding aminomethyltransferase family protein → MTETAASVIAAAGGSVPALRNAQARPTIFPVTAEFTNWRSEQRAWRESVALLDQSHHMTDLFISGPDALRLLSDTGVNNFSNFAVGDAKQFVAVNDEGYLIGDAILFHLEEGRFDLVGWFMVLDWVEFIGKTGDYDVTFERDWNSVLRAPGEDPVLYRYEIQGPHALALLEKAIGGQVPETKFFGGAELEIDGAKVGSLRHGMAGQPGFELFGPWAERDTVRNALLHHGEGFGLVLVGARAYSSANLESAWVPSPLPAIFTGARSEAYLEWLPANRIGSLAGSFASDDIEDYYLTPYDLGYGRSVSFTHEFIGREALERHAATANRTKVTLVWNADDVAAVQRSAYEPGTPAKFIEFPKARYGVYQVDRVECDGALVGVSHDVGYITGEQVFVSLASIDNEVAEPGTEVSVVWGESPVSTKPAVEPHRQVTVRATVAPAPYSSYARESYRK, encoded by the coding sequence ATGACCGAAACCGCAGCATCCGTCATCGCCGCCGCGGGCGGATCCGTGCCCGCGCTCCGGAACGCTCAGGCGCGGCCGACGATCTTCCCCGTCACGGCCGAGTTCACCAACTGGCGTTCGGAGCAGCGGGCCTGGCGCGAATCGGTCGCGCTGCTCGACCAATCGCACCACATGACCGACCTCTTCATCTCGGGACCTGACGCGCTCCGGTTGCTGAGCGACACGGGCGTCAACAACTTCTCCAACTTCGCGGTCGGCGACGCGAAGCAGTTCGTGGCGGTCAACGATGAGGGGTACCTGATCGGCGACGCGATCCTGTTCCACCTGGAGGAGGGCCGTTTCGACCTGGTGGGCTGGTTCATGGTGCTCGACTGGGTCGAGTTCATCGGCAAGACCGGTGACTACGACGTCACGTTCGAACGCGACTGGAACTCCGTGCTGCGCGCCCCGGGCGAGGACCCGGTGCTCTACCGGTACGAGATCCAGGGGCCGCATGCCCTCGCCCTGCTCGAGAAGGCGATCGGCGGGCAGGTGCCCGAGACGAAGTTCTTCGGCGGCGCGGAGCTTGAGATCGACGGCGCGAAGGTCGGGTCGCTGCGGCACGGCATGGCGGGCCAGCCGGGGTTCGAGCTGTTCGGCCCGTGGGCCGAGCGCGACACGGTTCGCAACGCCCTCCTGCACCACGGCGAAGGGTTCGGCCTCGTGCTCGTTGGAGCGCGCGCCTACTCGTCGGCGAACCTCGAGTCTGCCTGGGTTCCCTCGCCGCTGCCCGCGATTTTCACGGGGGCGCGATCCGAGGCCTACCTCGAGTGGTTGCCCGCGAACCGCATCGGGTCGCTCGCCGGCAGCTTCGCGTCCGATGACATCGAGGACTACTACCTCACTCCCTACGACCTCGGCTATGGCCGCTCGGTCTCGTTCACACATGAGTTCATCGGTCGCGAGGCACTCGAGCGGCATGCCGCCACCGCGAACCGCACCAAGGTCACACTCGTGTGGAACGCCGACGACGTCGCCGCCGTGCAGCGGTCGGCGTACGAACCCGGCACACCCGCGAAGTTCATCGAGTTCCCAAAGGCCCGCTACGGCGTCTACCAGGTCGACCGAGTCGAATGCGACGGCGCCCTCGTCGGCGTCTCGCACGACGTCGGCTACATCACGGGGGAGCAGGTGTTCGTGTCGCTCGCGAGCATCGACAACGAGGTGGCCGAGCCGGGCACCGAGGTGAGTGTCGTGTGGGGCGAGTCGCCCGTCTCGACGAAACCCGCCGTGGAGCCCCACCGGCAGGTGACGGTGCGGGCGACCGTCGCGCCCGCGCCGTACTCGTCGTACGCCCGCGAGAGCTACCGCAAATAA
- a CDS encoding DNA alkylation repair protein, which translates to MNQHTTATTPTAEELLAELRALDDPKMRAVNERHGNDFGVNLTKLRAIAKRLKKQPKLASELWATGDTAARLLAILVCRPQQFGEDELDTMLRAASIPKVHDWLVNYVVKKTPHAKALRLRWFDDPDPVVASAGWQLTTELVGKAPDGLSLENLLDRIEADMLAAPDRLQWAMNETLANIGIEHPRLRSRALDIGERLEVLKDYPTPPNCTSPFAPIWITEIVRRREAADA; encoded by the coding sequence ATGAACCAGCACACGACGGCGACAACCCCCACCGCCGAGGAACTCCTGGCCGAACTCCGCGCGCTCGACGACCCCAAGATGCGGGCCGTCAACGAGCGTCATGGCAACGACTTCGGCGTCAATCTCACGAAGCTCCGCGCGATCGCGAAACGCCTCAAGAAGCAGCCAAAACTCGCGAGCGAACTGTGGGCGACAGGTGACACCGCCGCGCGCCTGCTCGCCATCCTCGTCTGCCGGCCGCAGCAGTTCGGCGAGGACGAGCTCGACACCATGCTGCGCGCAGCGTCGATCCCCAAGGTGCACGACTGGCTTGTCAACTACGTCGTAAAGAAGACCCCGCACGCCAAGGCGCTGCGACTGAGGTGGTTCGACGACCCCGACCCGGTGGTCGCGAGCGCGGGCTGGCAGCTCACGACCGAGCTCGTGGGCAAGGCGCCTGACGGGCTCAGTCTCGAAAACCTGCTCGACCGCATCGAGGCGGACATGCTGGCAGCCCCCGACCGCTTGCAGTGGGCGATGAACGAAACGCTGGCCAACATCGGCATCGAGCATCCACGCCTTCGTTCACGCGCCCTCGACATCGGCGAGCGGCTTGAGGTGCTCAAGGATTACCCGACCCCTCCCAACTGCACCTCGCCCTTCGCACCGATCTGGATCACCGAGATCGTGCGGCGGCGCGAGGCGGCGGACGCTTAG
- a CDS encoding helix-turn-helix domain-containing protein, protein MASTRRDRARSVPDVRALPRYTAGELDVPWSIGTFGERLARAAYWPEHSHPTHELIRNERGVSTVSVGRRTWTITPALGLWMPAGVAHSGSAPAGTWYRTTHFEIGLVDDAPAAPVAVDIGPLLRLLLERLDDDTLSSTSRATTEAMVLDVLEPATNELLVHAPMSTLLAPIVEAVMAEPGDRRTLEEWADAVDVSSRTLTRAFRAETGQGFAQWQSAVRAQRAAHLLAAGVPVAEVVDEVGYATPSAFGAAFRRATGLTPREFRTRHV, encoded by the coding sequence ATGGCCAGCACGCGCCGCGACCGCGCTCGATCGGTGCCCGACGTGCGAGCCCTGCCGAGGTATACCGCCGGCGAACTCGACGTGCCGTGGTCGATCGGCACATTCGGAGAACGCCTCGCCCGAGCCGCCTACTGGCCTGAGCACTCGCACCCGACGCACGAGCTCATCCGCAACGAACGCGGCGTCTCGACGGTCAGTGTCGGGCGGCGCACCTGGACCATCACGCCGGCGCTCGGTCTCTGGATGCCTGCCGGCGTCGCGCACTCCGGCTCGGCGCCCGCGGGCACGTGGTACCGCACGACGCACTTCGAAATCGGGCTCGTCGACGATGCCCCGGCGGCGCCCGTCGCCGTCGACATCGGCCCCCTCCTGCGGTTGCTTCTCGAACGGCTCGACGACGACACCCTGTCGTCGACGTCGCGCGCGACGACCGAGGCCATGGTGCTCGACGTGCTCGAGCCAGCGACGAACGAGTTGCTCGTGCACGCGCCGATGTCCACGCTGCTCGCGCCCATCGTCGAGGCCGTCATGGCCGAGCCTGGCGACCGCCGCACGCTCGAGGAATGGGCGGATGCGGTCGACGTCTCGTCCCGGACCCTCACCAGGGCGTTCCGGGCCGAGACCGGTCAAGGGTTCGCCCAATGGCAATCCGCAGTGCGCGCGCAGCGTGCGGCTCACCTGCTCGCCGCCGGCGTGCCCGTGGCTGAGGTCGTCGACGAGGTCGGTTACGCAACGCCGAGCGCATTCGGTGCGGCGTTTCGTCGTGCAACCGGGCTCACGCCACGAGAGTTTCGCACCAGACATGTCTGA
- a CDS encoding iron-siderophore ABC transporter substrate-binding protein, with protein MRLQRLFAPVAIAAAGILALSACASGAGQAGPADGANPSVGPGSADGEYPITIEHALGTTTIEEKPERVATVNWANQEVPLALGVVPVGMAAANFGDDDGDGILPWVQDKLDELGGETPVLFDETDGIDFEAVSNTDPDVILASYSGLTQEDYDTLSEIAPVVAYPDAPWATSWRDVITYNSMGMGMAAEGEALIADLEQQIDDAVSQYPELEGTATMFLTHVDQSDLSEVSFYTSHDTRAAFFEDLGLGTPQSIADASSDPTQFSGTISAEQVDTFADVELIVTYGDASLVETLENDPLLSQMPAVQTGAIVALDGASPLGTAANPTPLAIPFVLDDYVSMLADAVAANGGA; from the coding sequence GTGCGTCTCCAACGACTTTTCGCCCCGGTCGCCATCGCGGCCGCCGGCATCCTCGCTCTCTCGGCATGCGCATCCGGTGCCGGCCAAGCCGGTCCCGCCGACGGCGCCAACCCATCGGTCGGCCCGGGCTCGGCCGACGGCGAGTACCCCATCACGATCGAGCACGCACTCGGTACGACGACGATCGAGGAGAAGCCCGAGCGGGTCGCGACCGTCAACTGGGCGAACCAGGAGGTGCCGCTCGCGCTCGGCGTCGTGCCGGTCGGCATGGCCGCGGCGAACTTCGGCGACGACGACGGCGACGGCATCCTGCCGTGGGTGCAGGACAAGCTCGACGAGCTCGGCGGCGAGACCCCGGTGCTGTTCGATGAGACCGACGGCATCGACTTCGAGGCGGTCTCGAACACCGACCCCGACGTGATCCTCGCCTCGTACTCGGGCCTGACGCAGGAGGACTACGACACGCTGAGCGAGATCGCGCCGGTCGTCGCCTACCCCGACGCCCCGTGGGCGACCTCGTGGCGCGACGTCATCACCTACAACAGCATGGGCATGGGGATGGCTGCCGAGGGCGAGGCGCTCATCGCCGACCTCGAGCAGCAGATCGACGACGCCGTCTCGCAGTACCCCGAGCTCGAGGGCACGGCGACGATGTTCCTCACGCACGTCGACCAGTCCGACCTCAGCGAGGTCAGTTTCTACACATCGCACGACACGCGCGCCGCGTTCTTCGAGGACCTCGGCCTCGGCACCCCGCAGAGCATCGCGGACGCCTCGAGCGATCCGACCCAGTTCTCGGGCACGATCAGCGCCGAGCAGGTCGACACGTTCGCCGACGTCGAGCTCATCGTGACCTACGGCGACGCCTCGCTCGTCGAAACCCTCGAGAACGACCCGCTCCTGTCGCAGATGCCGGCCGTGCAGACCGGCGCGATCGTCGCGCTCGACGGCGCGTCACCGCTCGGCACGGCGGCCAACCCGACGCCGCTCGCGATTCCGTTCGTGCTCGACGACTACGTCTCGATGCTCGCGGACGCGGTCGCGGCAAACGGCGGGGCGTGA